In Marinobacter antarcticus, one genomic interval encodes:
- a CDS encoding glucan biosynthesis protein, with product MDRRTLIKTLIAGLGASALPLAPLLWAQESEAGSGDNEKPFSYAWLKGHARELAAQPYLSHEGELPQSLKQLSWDDYQAIRFRKDHALWADSESAFQVQLFHLGLYFQSPVIIHEVIDGTATTLRYNPDFFDYEGEQPLGDLPSNLGYAGFRLHYQTNFSLDLAAFLGASYFRAVGSEMQYGMSARGLAIDTGVNGEEEFPRFSAFWLEKPQPGSQVMRVWALLDSPSTAGAYAFVLDPGRNMVMDVDVALYPRTELKRAGIAPLTSMYQVGENNRRMDYDWRSEIHDSDGLAMLSGRGEWIWRPLENPAHLRFNSFSDNNPQGFGLLQRDRNFDHYQDDGVFYERRPSVWVQPKGEWGKGSIDLVEIPTVDETFDNIVAFWHPEAPLKPGQEYLYAYRLHWGERMPVSPQELATVQATRTGLGGVIGQDREYFSWRFAVDFAGGVLDMLGDNAEVEAVISASRGEVEITSARPLSAINGYRGMFDLVPGDSEEPVNIRMYLRLGDEPLTETWVYQYTPPPVSERKLY from the coding sequence ATGGATCGACGAACGCTTATAAAAACCCTGATAGCCGGCCTTGGGGCGAGCGCGCTGCCGCTGGCGCCTTTGTTGTGGGCGCAGGAGTCTGAGGCTGGTAGTGGCGATAACGAGAAGCCCTTCAGCTATGCATGGCTGAAGGGACATGCGCGGGAATTGGCCGCTCAGCCTTATCTCTCTCATGAAGGTGAACTGCCGCAGAGCCTGAAACAATTATCCTGGGACGACTACCAGGCCATCCGGTTCCGGAAAGACCACGCGCTGTGGGCCGATAGCGAGTCTGCGTTTCAGGTACAACTTTTCCATTTGGGGCTATATTTTCAATCCCCTGTCATCATTCACGAAGTGATTGACGGCACAGCAACCACGCTTCGCTATAACCCCGATTTTTTTGATTACGAAGGCGAGCAGCCACTCGGCGATCTGCCGAGTAACCTGGGCTACGCGGGGTTCCGCCTCCACTATCAAACCAACTTCTCCCTGGATCTTGCGGCTTTCCTCGGTGCCAGCTACTTCCGTGCGGTGGGTTCAGAGATGCAGTACGGCATGTCTGCCCGGGGGCTCGCAATTGATACCGGTGTAAACGGCGAAGAGGAGTTCCCGAGGTTCAGTGCCTTCTGGCTGGAAAAGCCCCAACCCGGCAGCCAGGTAATGCGGGTGTGGGCGTTGCTCGATTCACCCAGCACAGCCGGTGCCTATGCTTTTGTTCTTGATCCTGGTCGCAACATGGTGATGGATGTAGACGTTGCACTTTATCCCCGTACGGAATTGAAACGTGCCGGCATTGCGCCTCTCACCAGCATGTACCAGGTAGGTGAAAACAACCGGCGCATGGATTACGACTGGCGATCCGAGATTCACGATTCCGATGGCCTGGCCATGCTGTCCGGCCGTGGCGAATGGATTTGGCGACCGCTTGAGAACCCGGCTCACCTGCGTTTTAACAGTTTCAGCGATAACAACCCCCAGGGCTTCGGGCTGCTGCAGCGTGATCGTAATTTTGACCACTATCAGGACGATGGCGTGTTCTACGAGCGCCGCCCCAGCGTATGGGTGCAGCCAAAAGGCGAGTGGGGTAAGGGCAGTATTGATCTGGTCGAGATTCCTACTGTGGATGAAACCTTCGATAACATCGTTGCGTTCTGGCACCCGGAGGCACCACTGAAGCCGGGGCAGGAGTATCTGTATGCCTACCGGTTGCACTGGGGCGAGCGTATGCCAGTCAGCCCGCAAGAACTTGCGACAGTGCAGGCAACCCGCACGGGGCTGGGCGGTGTTATTGGTCAAGATCGAGAGTACTTCTCCTGGCGGTTTGCCGTGGATTTTGCGGGAGGCGTACTCGATATGTTGGGCGATAATGCCGAAGTTGAGGCTGTCATCAGTGCGAGTCGCGGCGAGGTGGAAATAACCTCGGCGCGCCCATTGTCTGCAATCAATGGTTATAGAGGGATGTTTGACCTGGTTCCGGGCGACTCCGAAGAACCCGTTAACATCCGTATGTATCTTCGCCTGGGCGATGAGCCACTCACCGAAACATGGGTGTATCAGTACACGCCGCCACCTGTATCCGAGCGTAAGCTTTACTGA
- the prpB gene encoding methylisocitrate lyase — protein MSSKLSPGARFRKALKDNKPLQIVGTINAYAAMMAEKVGHQAIYLSGGGVANASYGLPDLGMTSMNDVVEDVRRITAATDLPLLVDIDTGWGGAFNIARTIREMERAGAAAVHIEDQVAQKRCGHRPNKEIVSKEEMVDRIKAAADARVDKDFFIMARTDAFQKDGLEAAIDRAKACIEAGADGIFAEAVTELEHYKAFSEALGDVPLLANITEFGATPLYNRKELGESGASMVLYPLSAFRAMNKAAVTVYQSILEKGDQKDVVDLMQTRMELYDYLNYHDFEQKLDQLFQQSK, from the coding sequence ATGTCCAGCAAACTCTCCCCGGGTGCGCGTTTCCGCAAAGCCCTGAAAGACAACAAGCCCCTGCAGATTGTGGGGACCATCAATGCCTACGCGGCCATGATGGCGGAAAAAGTCGGGCACCAGGCTATCTACCTTTCCGGCGGCGGCGTGGCGAACGCCTCCTATGGCCTGCCGGATCTGGGCATGACCAGCATGAACGATGTGGTAGAAGACGTGCGCCGCATTACCGCAGCAACCGACCTGCCGTTGCTCGTGGATATTGATACCGGCTGGGGCGGGGCGTTCAATATTGCCCGTACCATCCGGGAAATGGAACGCGCAGGCGCGGCGGCTGTTCACATTGAAGATCAGGTAGCCCAGAAGCGCTGTGGGCACCGCCCGAACAAGGAAATCGTTTCCAAAGAAGAAATGGTCGACCGCATCAAAGCAGCTGCCGATGCCCGGGTAGACAAAGACTTCTTTATCATGGCCCGTACCGATGCGTTCCAGAAGGACGGCCTGGAAGCGGCGATTGATCGCGCCAAGGCCTGTATTGAAGCCGGCGCCGACGGCATCTTCGCCGAAGCGGTTACCGAGCTGGAACACTACAAAGCCTTCTCTGAAGCCCTGGGTGACGTCCCGCTGCTGGCCAACATCACCGAGTTTGGTGCCACGCCTCTGTACAACCGTAAAGAGCTGGGCGAATCCGGTGCCAGCATGGTGTTGTACCCGCTCAGCGCCTTCCGCGCCATGAACAAAGCGGCCGTAACTGTGTACCAGAGCATTCTGGAGAAGGGCGACCAGAAAGACGTGGTTGATCTGATGCAGACCCGCATGGAACTCTACGATTACCTGAACTATCACGATTTCGAACAGAAGCTGGATCAGTTGTTCCAGCAGTCCAAATAA
- the acnD gene encoding Fe/S-dependent 2-methylisocitrate dehydratase AcnD — protein MNTNYRKPLPGTDLDYFDTREAVEDIQAGAYDKLPYTSRILAEQLVRRCDPDALTDSLKQLIERKRDLDFPWYPARVVCHDILGQTALVDLAGLRDAIAEKGGDPAKVNPVVPTQLIVDHSLAVEHAGFEADAFEKNRAIEDRRNDDRFHFINWTKTAFKNVDVIPPGNGIMHQINLEKMSPVVQARVDGEGKRVAFPDTCVGTDSHTPMVDALGVISVGVGGLEAESVMLGRASMMRLPDIVGVELAGKLQPGITSTDMVLALTEFLRKERVVGAYLEFYGEGADSLTIGDRATISNMTPEYGATAAMFYIDGQTIDYLKLTGREDEQVALVEQYARHTGLWADALKTAEYERVLKFDLSTVARTLAGPSNPHAHLPTSELTERGIAGEWVKEEGKMPDGAVIIAAITSCTNTSNPRNMVAAGLIARNANRLGLTRKPWVKSSLAPGSKTVKMYLEDAKLLSELENLGFGVVAFACTTCNGMSGALDPVIQKEVVDRDLYATAVLSGNRNFDGRIHPYAKQAFLASPPLVVAYAIAGTIRFDIEKDVLGYDKDGNPVTLKDIWPDDAEIDAIVKQSVKPEQFRSTYIPMFDITRDAQANTNPLYDWRPTSTYIRRPPYWEGGMVGEKMLKGMRPLAVLPDNITTDHLSPSNAIMMDSAAGEYLHKMGLPEVDFNSYATHRGDHLTAQRATFANPKLFNEMVLDENGNVKQGSYARIEPEGKVTRMWEAIETYMERKQPLIIIAGADYGQGSSRDWAAKGVALAGVEAIVAEGFERIHRTNLVGMGVMPLQFEEGTTRKTLDIEGTETFDVEGTAAPGAKLTLVIHRKNNSTERVPVICRLDTAEELSIYSAGGVLQRFAEDFLQSEGAA, from the coding sequence ATGAACACAAACTATCGCAAACCCCTCCCAGGCACAGACCTGGACTATTTCGACACCCGCGAGGCTGTTGAAGATATCCAGGCTGGCGCCTATGACAAGCTTCCGTACACCTCCAGAATCCTGGCCGAACAGCTTGTTCGCCGCTGCGATCCGGATGCTCTGACGGATTCCCTGAAACAGCTCATCGAACGCAAACGCGATCTCGACTTTCCCTGGTACCCGGCCCGTGTGGTCTGCCACGACATCCTGGGCCAGACCGCTCTGGTAGATCTGGCTGGCCTGCGCGATGCCATTGCCGAGAAGGGCGGTGATCCCGCCAAAGTGAACCCGGTTGTTCCCACGCAGCTAATCGTGGATCACTCCCTGGCCGTCGAACACGCTGGCTTTGAGGCCGACGCATTCGAGAAAAACCGGGCTATCGAAGACCGCCGCAACGACGACCGTTTCCACTTCATCAACTGGACCAAAACCGCGTTCAAGAACGTGGATGTGATCCCGCCCGGCAACGGCATCATGCACCAGATCAATCTGGAGAAAATGTCTCCGGTGGTGCAGGCGCGCGTAGATGGGGAAGGCAAGCGGGTTGCCTTCCCGGATACCTGCGTCGGCACAGACAGCCACACGCCAATGGTGGACGCCCTGGGCGTTATCTCCGTGGGTGTGGGTGGTCTGGAAGCCGAGAGCGTAATGCTTGGCCGCGCCTCCATGATGCGCCTGCCGGATATCGTAGGTGTTGAGCTTGCGGGCAAACTGCAGCCGGGCATTACCAGCACAGACATGGTACTGGCCCTGACCGAGTTCCTGCGTAAAGAGCGTGTAGTAGGTGCCTACCTGGAATTCTACGGCGAAGGCGCAGACAGCCTGACCATTGGAGACCGCGCCACCATCTCCAACATGACGCCGGAATACGGTGCTACAGCCGCGATGTTCTACATTGATGGCCAGACCATCGACTACCTGAAGCTGACTGGCCGTGAAGACGAGCAGGTGGCTCTGGTAGAACAGTACGCCAGGCACACGGGTCTCTGGGCAGATGCCCTGAAAACCGCTGAGTACGAGCGCGTTCTGAAGTTTGATCTCTCCACCGTTGCCCGCACACTGGCCGGCCCGTCGAACCCACACGCGCACCTGCCGACCTCCGAGCTCACAGAGCGCGGGATTGCCGGGGAGTGGGTGAAAGAAGAGGGCAAAATGCCCGATGGCGCCGTTATCATCGCTGCTATCACCAGCTGTACGAACACCAGCAACCCGCGCAACATGGTGGCTGCCGGCCTTATTGCCCGTAACGCCAACAGGCTGGGCCTGACCCGCAAGCCCTGGGTGAAGTCCTCGCTGGCCCCGGGCTCCAAAACCGTCAAAATGTACCTGGAAGACGCCAAGCTCTTGTCCGAGCTGGAAAACCTCGGCTTTGGCGTAGTGGCCTTTGCCTGCACCACCTGTAACGGCATGAGCGGTGCGCTGGATCCGGTCATCCAGAAAGAAGTCGTTGATCGCGATTTGTACGCAACGGCGGTTCTATCCGGTAACCGCAACTTCGACGGCCGGATTCACCCCTATGCCAAGCAGGCGTTCCTTGCGTCACCGCCGTTGGTAGTGGCCTACGCGATTGCCGGCACTATCCGCTTCGACATCGAAAAAGACGTGCTGGGCTACGACAAAGACGGCAACCCCGTCACCCTGAAAGACATCTGGCCGGATGATGCAGAAATCGACGCCATCGTGAAACAGTCGGTGAAGCCGGAGCAGTTCCGCAGCACCTACATCCCGATGTTCGACATCACCCGTGATGCCCAGGCCAACACCAATCCGCTGTATGACTGGCGGCCAACGAGCACCTACATCCGCCGCCCGCCATACTGGGAAGGCGGTATGGTCGGCGAGAAGATGCTCAAAGGCATGCGCCCGCTGGCCGTGCTGCCAGACAACATCACCACGGATCACCTGTCGCCGTCCAACGCCATCATGATGGACAGCGCCGCCGGTGAATACCTGCACAAAATGGGCCTGCCGGAGGTCGACTTTAACTCCTACGCAACCCACCGTGGCGACCACCTGACGGCACAGCGTGCAACCTTTGCCAACCCGAAACTGTTCAACGAAATGGTGTTGGATGAAAACGGGAACGTGAAACAAGGTTCTTACGCGCGGATCGAGCCGGAAGGCAAGGTCACCCGCATGTGGGAAGCCATTGAAACCTACATGGAGCGCAAGCAGCCACTGATCATCATCGCCGGTGCGGACTACGGCCAGGGCTCGTCCCGTGACTGGGCCGCGAAAGGCGTGGCGCTGGCAGGTGTTGAAGCGATTGTCGCTGAAGGGTTCGAGCGTATTCACCGGACCAATCTGGTCGGTATGGGTGTTATGCCTCTGCAGTTTGAGGAAGGCACCACACGCAAAACCCTGGATATTGAAGGGACAGAAACCTTTGATGTGGAAGGCACGGCTGCACCTGGAGCGAAACTGACTCTGGTTATCCACCGCAAGAACAACAGCACCGAGCGAGTGCCGGTTATTTGCAGGCTGGATACGGCGGAGGAGCTGTCGATTTATTCTGCTGGTGGCGTGTTGCAGCGTTTTGCTGAGGACTTCCTGCAGTCGGAAGGGGCGGCTTAA
- the mdoH gene encoding glucans biosynthesis glucosyltransferase MdoH: MKHRWRMVANVRRALLMLFVFGQTAVASYYLLWVLPYHGGTLLEIGMLVLFAILYMWIAVGFWTAVFGFVIRLTGGDRHSILKRHTEPELMETPLAKTAVLLPIYHEPVHWTLSGLKAVYRDIERSGQIEHFEFYILSDSRDPDVWLEEQVAWNNLAKELGAEGRIFYRRRPVNLNYKSGNVADFLRRWGKRSKYMVVLDADSLMTGSTIVRMVRLMEREPGVGILQTNPNIINGQSLFARIQQFANRFYSTLFANGLAAIQMGDAAFWGHNAILRIEPFMKHCGLRKLPGIGIFGGPIMSHDFVEAAYMGRAGYEVWLEPGLGGSYEESPPTLSDELARDSRWAKGNLQHLWIMLREPNLRFAHRMAFLNGIMAYVASPLWLGFLILTTIAAADMTLSPIEYFPDGHQGLFPLWPEWRPEWALGLALSTLALLFLPKFLAILDAMIHRFTGEFGGLFRLFCSVMLEIMISVLLAPLRMWAHSRYVVSALLNVSLEWAGQNRTEETTWKDAFITQLPGMLLGGGWSAFAWSLDTMFFLWSLPVALPLILAAPTAVYLSRNSLGQALRKRRLLLIPEESVAMPLLEDAVLFRSREIVNSTLTPLEQAVLRLDHNRLHQALAWDHRLGSRKAELESCVARCLQDGPDTLSRSEMSQIARDRQSLKALHEGAWRASPDSFWGRCIGQLSAQSKDT; the protein is encoded by the coding sequence GTGAAACACCGATGGCGGATGGTTGCAAATGTGCGCCGAGCATTGTTGATGTTGTTCGTATTCGGTCAGACCGCCGTGGCATCTTATTACCTGCTTTGGGTGCTGCCGTACCACGGAGGCACTCTGCTGGAAATCGGCATGCTGGTGCTGTTCGCCATACTTTATATGTGGATTGCCGTTGGATTCTGGACAGCAGTATTCGGGTTCGTGATCAGGCTGACGGGCGGCGACCGCCACTCGATACTCAAACGCCACACGGAACCGGAGCTGATGGAAACGCCGCTGGCGAAAACAGCCGTGTTACTGCCCATCTACCACGAGCCGGTGCATTGGACCTTAAGCGGCCTGAAAGCTGTGTATCGGGATATCGAGCGCAGCGGCCAGATCGAACACTTCGAGTTTTACATACTCTCCGACAGCCGGGATCCAGACGTCTGGCTGGAAGAGCAGGTGGCATGGAACAACCTGGCTAAAGAGTTGGGCGCGGAGGGGCGGATTTTCTACCGCCGGCGCCCGGTGAATCTCAACTATAAAAGTGGCAACGTTGCGGATTTTCTCCGGCGCTGGGGTAAGCGCTCCAAGTATATGGTGGTGCTGGATGCCGATAGCCTTATGACCGGCAGTACCATTGTCCGCATGGTGCGGCTCATGGAGCGCGAGCCCGGTGTCGGTATTCTTCAAACCAATCCCAACATCATCAACGGCCAGTCGCTGTTTGCCCGGATCCAGCAGTTCGCCAATCGGTTTTACTCCACGTTGTTTGCGAATGGGCTGGCGGCCATCCAGATGGGGGACGCCGCATTCTGGGGCCACAACGCCATTCTCCGTATCGAACCTTTCATGAAACATTGTGGGCTGCGCAAGTTGCCGGGTATCGGGATCTTCGGTGGCCCTATTATGAGCCACGATTTTGTTGAGGCGGCATACATGGGGCGCGCCGGTTACGAAGTCTGGCTGGAGCCGGGGCTGGGTGGGAGTTATGAAGAATCGCCGCCAACACTGTCCGATGAGCTTGCCCGGGACAGCCGCTGGGCCAAAGGCAACCTTCAGCACCTGTGGATTATGTTGCGGGAGCCCAATCTCCGCTTCGCCCATCGTATGGCGTTTCTTAACGGCATCATGGCGTATGTGGCGTCACCGCTATGGCTGGGGTTCCTGATTCTTACCACGATTGCAGCCGCTGATATGACACTGTCGCCCATCGAATACTTTCCCGACGGCCATCAGGGGCTTTTCCCCCTCTGGCCTGAGTGGCGTCCCGAGTGGGCATTGGGTCTTGCTCTGAGTACGCTGGCCCTGCTGTTCCTGCCGAAATTCCTGGCTATTCTCGACGCCATGATCCACAGGTTCACCGGCGAGTTTGGTGGCCTGTTCCGCCTGTTCTGTAGCGTTATGCTGGAAATTATGATTTCAGTTTTGCTGGCGCCGCTGCGCATGTGGGCACACAGTCGTTATGTCGTCTCGGCACTGTTGAACGTGTCCCTTGAATGGGCAGGGCAGAACCGCACTGAGGAAACGACCTGGAAGGACGCCTTTATTACCCAGCTGCCGGGCATGCTGCTGGGTGGTGGCTGGTCCGCGTTCGCCTGGAGCCTCGACACCATGTTTTTCTTATGGTCGCTGCCCGTTGCTCTGCCGTTAATTCTGGCTGCGCCGACCGCGGTCTATCTCAGCCGGAATTCCCTCGGGCAGGCGCTAAGAAAGCGTCGGCTCCTGCTCATACCTGAGGAGAGCGTTGCCATGCCGCTGCTTGAAGACGCCGTGTTGTTCCGCTCCCGTGAAATTGTGAACTCAACCCTTACACCGCTTGAACAGGCGGTGTTGAGGCTTGACCACAACCGCCTGCACCAGGCGCTGGCCTGGGATCATCGGCTCGGTTCGCGCAAGGCAGAGCTGGAATCGTGCGTGGCACGATGTCTTCAAGACGGGCCGGATACGCTGTCACGTTCCGAAATGAGCCAGATTGCCAGAGACCGGCAATCACTGAAGGCGTTGCACGAAGGTGCCTGGCGTGCTTCCCCTGATAGCTTCTGGGGCCGATGTATCGGGCAGCTCAGTGCTCAATCCAAAGACACATAG
- the prpF gene encoding 2-methylaconitate cis-trans isomerase PrpF, whose product MPHTPQIKIPATYMRGGTSKGVFFRLADLPEKAQTPGPARDNMLLRVIGSPDPYQKQTDGMGGATSSTSKTVILSKSTQPDHDVDYLFGQVSIDKPFVDWSGNCGNLTAAVGAFAINSGFVAKDRIPENGTAVVRIWQANIHKTIIANVPITNGEVQETGDFELDGVTFPAAEVQVEFMDPADGEGSMFPTGNLVDELEVPGVGTLKATMINAGIPTVFINAAEVGYKGSELQDDINSDPKALTMFETIRAYGALKMGLIQNIEEAESRQHTPKVAIVAPPADYTSSSGKKIAAGDIDVLVRALSMGKLHHAMMGTAAVSIATAAAIPGTLVNLAAGGGDRTSVTFGHPSGTLQVGAEAKEVNGQWTATKAIMSRSARILMEGWVRIPGEA is encoded by the coding sequence ATGCCACACACTCCCCAAATCAAAATCCCCGCCACATACATGCGTGGCGGCACCAGCAAAGGCGTGTTCTTTCGCCTCGCCGACCTCCCGGAAAAAGCCCAAACACCAGGCCCAGCTCGGGATAACATGCTTCTGCGAGTCATCGGCAGCCCGGACCCCTACCAGAAGCAAACCGACGGCATGGGCGGCGCCACTTCCAGCACCAGCAAAACGGTCATCCTGAGTAAAAGCACCCAACCGGATCACGATGTGGATTATCTGTTCGGGCAGGTGAGCATTGATAAACCCTTTGTAGACTGGAGCGGCAACTGCGGCAACCTCACAGCAGCGGTGGGCGCGTTCGCCATCAACAGCGGCTTCGTGGCCAAAGACCGTATCCCGGAAAACGGCACCGCAGTTGTTCGAATCTGGCAGGCCAACATCCACAAAACCATCATTGCCAATGTACCCATCACCAACGGCGAAGTGCAGGAAACCGGCGATTTTGAGCTGGACGGAGTGACTTTTCCGGCGGCAGAAGTTCAGGTCGAATTCATGGACCCGGCCGATGGCGAAGGCTCCATGTTCCCGACTGGCAATCTGGTGGATGAACTGGAAGTACCGGGCGTTGGTACCCTGAAAGCCACCATGATCAATGCCGGCATTCCAACCGTATTCATCAATGCGGCTGAAGTTGGCTATAAAGGATCGGAGCTGCAGGACGATATCAACAGCGACCCCAAAGCTCTGACGATGTTCGAAACAATCCGTGCCTACGGTGCTTTGAAAATGGGGTTGATCCAGAACATTGAAGAAGCTGAATCCCGGCAGCACACCCCGAAAGTAGCCATCGTAGCGCCACCGGCCGACTACACTTCATCAAGCGGCAAGAAGATTGCTGCAGGTGACATTGATGTGCTGGTTCGCGCACTGTCCATGGGCAAGCTACATCACGCCATGATGGGTACAGCTGCAGTCTCAATCGCAACCGCAGCGGCTATTCCCGGAACGCTGGTAAACCTGGCGGCTGGTGGCGGTGATCGTACCTCGGTCACCTTCGGCCATCCTTCAGGCACGCTGCAGGTAGGCGCAGAAGCAAAAGAAGTGAACGGTCAGTGGACAGCCACCAAGGCCATCATGAGCCGCAGCGCCCGCATTCTGATGGAGGGCTGGGTACGCATACCAGGGGAGGCCTGA
- a CDS encoding GntR family transcriptional regulator: protein MPDIISQTYTRADEAFDCLQTAIVKGDLAPGDKIGELDLCSRFELTRGPLREALGRLESRGLLVRRPHAGVKVVSVSASELVELYRIREVMEGLAARQAAERMTDQEIADLQATLDTHEAMIDEARGQAYYQAEGDYDFHHRIATGSRNTKLAQMLLGDLYYMVRMYRYRLSTSAGRPHRALGEHRRIVEAIAQRDGELAEFLMKRHINAARENIEKKIQEGVLSI from the coding sequence ATGCCGGATATCATTTCTCAAACCTACACCCGTGCCGACGAGGCCTTTGATTGTCTGCAAACAGCGATCGTTAAAGGCGATCTTGCTCCGGGTGACAAAATCGGTGAGTTGGATCTGTGCTCGCGCTTCGAACTGACGCGCGGCCCGCTTCGAGAGGCTCTCGGCCGCCTCGAATCTCGCGGGCTTCTGGTTCGTCGGCCTCACGCTGGTGTGAAAGTCGTCTCTGTAAGCGCATCGGAACTGGTGGAGTTGTACCGCATACGGGAAGTCATGGAAGGCCTTGCAGCACGCCAGGCCGCGGAGCGCATGACCGACCAGGAAATTGCCGACCTTCAGGCTACTCTGGATACCCACGAAGCCATGATCGACGAAGCTCGCGGACAGGCCTATTATCAAGCCGAAGGGGACTACGATTTCCACCATCGTATTGCCACCGGCAGCCGGAATACAAAGCTTGCCCAGATGCTCCTTGGTGATCTGTACTACATGGTGCGAATGTACCGCTATCGGTTGAGCACCTCCGCCGGGCGCCCCCACCGTGCCCTTGGCGAACACCGTCGTATTGTTGAAGCCATTGCCCAGCGCGATGGTGAGCTTGCAGAATTTCTGATGAAAAGACACATCAACGCCGCTCGTGAAAACATCGAGAAAAAGATTCAGGAAGGCGTTTTATCTATCTGA
- the prpC gene encoding bifunctional 2-methylcitrate synthase/citrate synthase: MAEAKKSGGAGLRGQVAGETALCTVGKTGTGLTYRGYDVSDLADNAQFEEVAYLLLRGKLPNQQELDAYKKKLQTLRGLPHALKTVLENIPKTAHPMDVMRTGCSMLGNLETEKDFSEQDDKIDRMLALFPSIITYWYRFAHEGVRIETSSDVDSIGGHFLELLHGKKPSELHERVMNVSLILYAEHEFNASTFTARVCASTLSDIHSCVTGAIGTLRGPLHGGANEAAMELIQKFQSADEAEKGVMGMLERKEKIMGFGHAVYTESDPRNVIIKKWSEKLSREAGDTVLYPVSVRCEEVMWREKKLFCNADFFHASTYHFMGIPTELFTPIFVMSRVSGWTAHVKEQRANNRIIRPSADYTGPDHAEWLPIDKRA; this comes from the coding sequence ATGGCAGAAGCAAAAAAATCAGGTGGCGCAGGCCTGCGCGGTCAGGTAGCGGGCGAAACCGCATTGTGCACCGTTGGTAAAACAGGCACGGGTCTGACTTATCGCGGTTACGACGTCAGCGATCTGGCAGACAACGCCCAGTTTGAAGAAGTCGCCTACCTGCTGCTGCGCGGCAAACTGCCGAACCAGCAGGAACTGGATGCCTACAAGAAAAAGCTTCAGACCCTGCGTGGGCTGCCCCACGCCCTGAAAACTGTTTTGGAAAACATCCCCAAAACCGCTCACCCGATGGACGTAATGCGCACCGGCTGCTCCATGCTGGGCAACCTGGAAACCGAGAAGGACTTTAGCGAGCAGGATGACAAGATCGACCGTATGCTGGCCTTGTTCCCGTCCATCATCACCTACTGGTACCGTTTCGCCCACGAAGGCGTGCGCATTGAAACCAGCAGTGATGTGGACTCCATTGGTGGCCATTTCCTCGAGCTGCTTCATGGTAAAAAGCCGAGTGAACTGCACGAGCGGGTGATGAACGTGTCGTTGATCCTCTACGCCGAGCACGAATTCAACGCCTCCACCTTCACCGCGCGCGTCTGCGCCTCCACGCTGTCTGACATTCACAGCTGTGTGACCGGTGCAATCGGCACCTTGCGTGGCCCACTGCACGGTGGCGCTAACGAAGCGGCCATGGAACTGATCCAGAAATTCCAGAGTGCTGATGAGGCCGAGAAAGGCGTGATGGGTATGCTCGAGCGGAAGGAAAAGATCATGGGCTTCGGCCACGCGGTCTACACCGAGTCCGATCCCCGCAACGTGATCATCAAGAAGTGGTCTGAAAAGCTGTCCAGGGAAGCGGGCGATACGGTTCTGTACCCGGTATCCGTGCGCTGCGAAGAAGTTATGTGGCGCGAGAAAAAGCTGTTCTGTAATGCTGACTTCTTCCATGCCTCGACTTATCACTTCATGGGCATCCCGACCGAGCTGTTCACGCCGATTTTCGTTATGTCCCGCGTGTCCGGCTGGACCGCCCACGTGAAAGAGCAGCGCGCCAACAACCGGATAATCCGCCCAAGCGCCGATTACACTGGCCCGGACCATGCTGAATGGCTGCCGATTGATAAGCGCGCATAA